GAACTCCTGGTCCTCGCCGAAGGCGCTGCCGAGATAGAGGATGTTCTCGGTGAACGCGAAGCCGGTCGCGGTGAAGCCGGCGACGACCACGCCGTCGACCAGGCCGGTGAAGTTCCGGCGGCGGAAGAGGAAGAGGAGCAGCACGGCGGCGGCCTTGGCGCTCTCCTCGACGACCGGGGCGACGACGGTGGCGCCGAGGGTGTCCGCGTCGGAGGCGTCGGCGGTGGCCGAGGCGATCCAGCGGACCGCGAAGGAGTTCGCCAGGATCGCGACGAGGGCGGCGGCGCAGGCGCCCCAGGCGAACGCGAAGAGCAGGTTCTTCCACGGGCCCGGCTCGACCCGGTCGAGCCAGCGGAACACGGTCATCAGCAGCGGTACGGGCAGGACGGCCAGGCCGAGACCGACGAGGAGGCCCTCGGTGCCGGTCTCCTCGCGGACCAGCGCGAGGATCACCAGGCCGCAGAGCGCGAGCACCGCGAAGACCGCGGCGGCGCGCAGCACCCGACGGCGCCCGAGCGAGAGCCGGGGCCGGTAGCGCCACTGGGCGCGGTCCTCCGGAACGCCGGTCGGCGCGGCGGCGGGCGGTACGGGATGGCTCGGCGCCACCGGATGGTTCGGCACCCCTCGACCGTAGCCGGGGGGTGCGGGGCGCCGCGTGCTACTTCGCGTTCCGGCGGAACAGCAGATCGTGGACGACGTGGCCCTTGTCGAGGCCCTGGCCCTCGAACCGGGTGAGCGGCCGGAACGCGGGGCGGGGCGCGTAGCCGCCGTCGGCGACCGTGTTCTCGAAGTCGGGGTGCGCGGAGAGCACCTCGAGCATCTGCTCGGCGTACTCCTCCCAGTCCGTGGCGCAGTGCAGGACGGCGCCGGGCTTCATCCGCGTCGCGACGAGGCTGAGGAACTCGGGCTGGATGAGGCGGCGCTTGTGGTGGCGCTTCTTGGGCCAGGGGTCCGGGAAGTAGACGCGGACGCCGTCGAGGGCGTCGGGGGCGAGCATCTCGCGGAGCAGGATGATCGCGTCGCCGTTGGCGACCCGGACGTTGTCGAGGCCGTTGCGGTCGGCGAGACCGAGGAGGTTGCCCTGGCCGGGGGTGTGGACGTCCACGGCGAGGATGCCGGTCTCCCGGTCGGCGCCGGCCATCTGCGCGGTGGCCTCGCCCATCCCGAAGCCGATCTCCAGGACGACGGGGCGGCCGTCGAACATCGCGCCGAGGTCCAGGACGCGCTTGCCGTCGATGTCGAAGCCCCAGTCCGGCCAGCGCTTCAGCATCGCCTCGGCCTGCCCGGCGGTCACCCGGCTGCGGCGCGGCTGGAAGCTCCGGATCCGCCGCTCGTGGTGCGACCCGGCGGGGTCGGGCGCGGGGCCCTCACCGGGCGCGAACATACGACTGCCGCGGCGGGCGGGAGCGGGGGCGGTTTCACGAATCTCAGACACAGTGCGTTCCATGGTACGGCGCGCCCCGTCGTGTCCAGGCGCCCCGCGGGGGCGGCGCACACCCGCGCCGCCCTGCGGGACGATTGCCCACACGGCGGTGGGGGTGGGCGCTACAGATGCTTCAGTGCGCGGGTGGCGATCTCGCGGCCGATCGGGAGGGACGCCGTCGCCGCCGGGGACGGGGCGTTCAGGACGTGGACGGTTCTGGGGGACTCCTGGATGAGGAAGTCGTCCACCAGCGTGCCGTTCCTGAGGACCGCCTGCGCGCGGACGCCCGCCGGCGCCGGGCGGAGGTCGGACTCCTCCACCGACGGCAGCATCCTGCGGACCGCCTCCGTGAAGGCCCGCTTCGAGACCGACCGGCGCAGTTCGCCTGCCCCGTACCGCCAGTGCTGCCGCGCGATCTGCCACGAGCCCGGCCAGGCCAGCGTGCCGGCCACGTCGCCGGGGCGGACGGTCGTCCACCCGTAGCCCTCGCGCGCCAGCGCGGGCACCGCGTTCGGCCCGACGTGGACGCCGCCGTCGACGCCGCGCGTCAGGTGGACCCCGAGGAACGGGAACGCCGGATCCGGCACCGGGTACACCAGGCCGCGCACGAGCGAGGGCCGTGCCAGGTCGTAGTACTCCCCGCGGAAGGGCACGATCCGCATCCCCGGGTCGTCGCCCGCGAGCCGCGCCACCCGGTCGCAGTGCAGGCCCGCGCAGTTCACCAGGACCCGGGCCCGGACGATCCGCCCGTCCGCCGTGCGGACCGCCACGCCCCACGGCCGCCGGTCGACCGTGACGACCTCCGCGCCGTACGCGATCTCCGCGCCCGACGCCTCCGCGAGCTGCGCCGCGACCGCCCCGTAGTCGCACACGCCGGTCGTGCCGACGTGGATCGCGGCGATCCCGCGCACCCGCGGCTCGTACTCGCTGATCTGCGCGGGCCCCAGCTCGCGCACCGGGATCCCGTTCTCCCGGCCGCGCTGGACCAGGGCGTGCAGCCGCGGCAACTCGTCCCGCCCGGTGGCGACGATCAGCTTTCCGGTGACCTCGTGCGGGATGCCGTACTCGGCGCAGAACTTGACCATCTCCGACGCGCCCGCGACGGCGAACCGTGCCTTCAGGGAGCCGGGCCGGTAGTAGATCCCGCTGTGGATGACCCCGCTGTTGCGCCCCGTCTGGTGGCGCGCCGGGGCGAGCTCCTTCTCCAGGACGGTGACGCGTGTGCCCGGCCGCGCGCGCGTCAGCGCGTACGCCGTCGACAGACCGACGATTCCGCCGCCGACGATCAGCACGTCACAGTCGAACGTGTACCTGGACCCGGACACCAGTGCCACCTCCCACCCCGATAGTGCACTGGCCCACTGACATTCCCGTTAAACGCCCACCCGGTGGGACGCGTGTCACGCCGACGCTTCGGTTGGGGGCCGGGGCCTCACGCCGGCGCCATCAGCAGCGGCCGGGCCCGCTCCCGCAGCTCCATCACCCGCGGCTCGTCCCCGTACGGCTCCAGGCGGTGCAGCAGGTCCCGTACGTACTCCGTGGTCCTGGCCGACGAGATCCGACCTGCGACCTCCACCGCCCGCACCCCCTGCGCGCAGGCCGCGTCCAGGTTCCCCGACTCCAGCTCGGCCACCGCGCTCACCACGAGACGGAGGCCGTGCGAGCGCACGAACTCCTCCGTGGGCCGGGACAGCGCCTGCTCGGTGAACCGCCGCACCTGCCGCGGCGCCTTCAGGTCCCGGTAGCACTCGGCCGCGTCCGCCGCGAACCGGTCCTCCGAGTAGAAGCCGAGCCAGGACGGGTCCGCGTCGCCGGCCCGGGAGCGCTCCAGCCAGCCCTCCGCCGCTTTCAGGGCCGTGCCGGCCGCCGCCGCGTCGTTCGCCTTCGCGTGCGCCCGCGCCTCGACGAGCCGGAAGAACGACATGGTGCGCGCGGTCGCCAGGCCCCGGTTGCGCTCCAGGGCCGCCTGGGCGAGGTCCACGCCCTCGTCGGCGAAGCCCCGGTAGGTGGCCTGCAGCGACATCGAGGCGAGCACGTACCCGCCGAGCGGGACGTCGGCCGCGGCGCGGGCGAGCCGCAGCGCCTGGATGTAGTACCGCTGCGCCGCCTCCTGCTGCCCGGTGTCGAAGGCCATCCAGCCGGCCAGCCGGGTCAGCTCGGCGGTCGCGCCGAAGAGGGCGCGGCCGACCTCGTCCGAGTACGAGCCGAGCAGTAGCGGCGCCGCGTCCACCCGGAGGCACTCGGGCACCATCGAGGAACGCCAGTCGCCGCCGCCGTACTTGGAGTCCCAGCGGCGGGCGTCCTCGGCGGCCTCGCGGAGCTTGGCGACGTCGCTGTGGCCGACGCGGGCGTGCCCCTCGTCGGCGCTCTCGGGCGGGCCGCTGCCGCCGCCGGTGGTGCCGTTCGAGATGCCGTTTCCGGCCGCCGGGGCGAGCCGCTCCACCGAGGAGTCGGCGGGGGTTATCAGCCAGCGGGAGGCCGGGGTCGCGTACGCGCTGACCGAGAAGGATCCCGCCAGCGACTGCCAGATCCCGCCTCCGCCGCCGCGCCGACCGGCGAGATCCAGCCGGTACAGATCCGTCGCGGAGCGGACCGCCTCGCCCACGTCCCGCGGGAAGGCGAGGCCCACCTCCGGCGCCGGGTCGGCGTCCGCGAGCCCGATCTCGTGGAGGGGGACGGGACGGCCGAGCTTCTGCCCGATCGCGGCGGCGATCAGGTGTGGGGCGGCGCCCTGCGGCACCATGCCCTTCGACACCCACCGGGCCACCGACGTCTTGTCGTAACGGAGCGTCAGGCCGCGCTGCGCACCGAGGTCGTTGACGCGCCGGGCGAGCCCGGCGTTGCTGATTCCCGCGAGGGCGAGAACCGTGCCGAGCTTGTCGTTCGGCCCGCGTTGTTCCCTGGACATGCGTCACCCCTCGACACACCGACGGCCGCCGCACCGCCCGGCATAGGCGTGCGGCATTCGTAAACCCAGCGTAGTTCGCCGCATCCCGACCGTTAAGAGGCGGTGTTCCCTATGGCGGGATTGTGGTGCGTACGGGGGGATGGCGGAGGCTCGGCGGCCGGTCCTTGTGCTCCGGGTGTGTGGCCGTGCGCCCACCCGTGCGCTCTCGTCCGGTGTCGGGGGGAGCGCTTCCATGGGTGATGCGTGGGTCGGCCCGCTGCGCGAAGCGGCAGTGGGCTGGGGGATACCGCCGCCCCAATCCCCGCGGGCGGCGGACGGGTCCGGGAGGCGAGCGGCGCCTCCCGGACTGTCACCGGGTGCCGGGTGCGGCAGCCTGACGCAGGGCGACACGCCCGAACCGTCCCGTGCCGAGATTGGCCGAATGACGACGGTTCGTCGCACTGGTGTCGACCGTCGGCAACTGGCCAATGCCAGGGGCGCATTCGCGTTTTGCGTGCGCGACCCGGAGCCGCTCCCGCACGCCGTTTGTCGTGGCAGCATGTTCTCCACTGGACGCGACGAAAGTTGTCCACAGTCTGTGGAGGCAGCGATGCGGTGGCTGGTGGGCTGGAGCAGTATCGCCGCGCGCTTCGGTACGCGTACGCGGGTCGGTCCGGCGGGCGGCCCGGACGCCGCGGGCGCGTACGGCGACGAGTCGGAAGGGCTCACCCTCCACCCGGTCGGCGCCCAACTCCTGTGGGGCGACCCCGATCCGCTCTGGGCGGTCGGCGACTGGCGCCCCGACGAGGTCCGCGTCGTCTCCGTCGACGCCGACACCCGCCTTGCGGTGCTGGGCTGTTGCGCGGCGAGCGACGAGCAACTCAAGGTGGCGCTCTTCGCGGCGCGCGGCGGGGCGCTGCGGCACCTCACCGCCTGGGCGGGCAGCTACACCGTCGTCGTGCAGGCCGGCCGCCGGATCACCGTCACCGGCGACCTCGCCGGTGCGCGGCCCGTCTTCCACACGCCGTGGGCCGGCGGCACCGCGTACGCCACCGCCGCCCTGCCGCTCGCCGACCTCATCGAGGCGCAGCTCGACATCGGGCACCTCGCCGCGCTCCTCGCCTGCCCCGAGACCCCTGAGGCGCTGCGCGACTCCACCCCGTACGAAGGGGTCCGGCGCATCCCGCCCGGCCACGCGCTCGTGCTGCGCGAGGGCTCGCGCGAGATCACCGGGTACGAGCCGGTCGCCTCGCTCGCGGTCGCCGCCCCCGAGAAGGACCCCCGGCAGGCTGTCGACGGGGTGCGGGACGCGCTCGTGGAGGCCGTACGGGCCCGGCTCACCGCGCCCCGGCACGCGCCCGAGACCCTGCCGCCGGACCCGGGGCCGGTCCCCGGCATGGGCCCGGCCGAACGGCGGGCCGCCCGCGGCGCCGGGCCCGCGCCCGGCATCGGCGCGGACCTGTCGGGCGGCAGCGCCTCCGGCACGCTCGCGCTGCTCGCCGCCGGGCTGCCGGGCGTACCCGGCACGATCCTCGGCCACGGCACCGGCGCGGGGGAGCGGCTGCTCGCCGTCACCTTCAACGACCTGGCGACCCGGGGCCGGGAGGACGAACTGGAGCGGGCCCGGGTCATCGCGGCGAACCCGCGGCTGCACCACGTCGTCGTCGCGGCGCGCGAGGAGGCGCTGCCGTACGCCGAGTTGGAGGGCCCGCTCACCGACGAGCCGGGTCCTTCGCTGGTCACCGCGGAGCGGCACCGGCGGCGGCTCGGGGCCGGCAGCGCGGACCACTTCACCGGGCTCGGTGCCCGGCAGGTCCTCGACGCGCACCCGGCGCGGCTCGCGGACCTGCTGATGGACCGGCGGCGCAGGTCGCTGGTGCGGCCGGTGACCGCGCTGGCGAAGGCGACCGGCGCGTCGGCGGAGGCGCTGCTCGTGCCGCTGACCGTGTACCGGGCGGCCCGCCGCCTCGCCCGTACGCCGTACCGCACCGGACTGGAGACGGCGGCGGCCGGCCTGCTGGAGGCGAACCGCGCGACCGTGCCGGCCCAGGGCCCGCTGGGGGCCTCGCTCGCGGCGTTGACCTGGTCGCGGCCGGGGCCGGCGGCGCGCTGGCTGACGGGGGAGGCGCTCGCCGAAGTATCGGTTCGGCTGAACCGGGCCGCGACGTTGCCGACGTCCGTGCAGCGGCCGGGCGAGTCCCGGGCGCGGGCCGCCCTTGCCCGGGCGGCGGCCGACCACCGCGTCCTGGAGCAGGCCGCGGAGATCCGCAGCCAGCGGCTGCACGCGCCGTTCCTGGACAACCAGGTCGTCCGGGCCTGCCGTGAACTCCCCGAATCCCTGCGGGTCCAGCCGGACGCGCGGGCGACGATCCTCCGCTCGGTCCTCGCCGGCGCCGGCATCCACGACCTGCCGCCCGGCTGGGGCGCGGCGGCCGGCGGCGCCGCGCCGGCACGGGCGGGCCTGCGGGAAGCCCTCCCCGAGCTCCTGGCCCTCTTCACCGCCCCGCTCCTCGCCGACGCGGGCCTGATCGAGGCCCGCGTGGTCCGCCGCGCCCTACGAGCCGCCGCCGACGGCGAACCGGTCCCGCTGGACGGCCTCGCCGACCTCGTCTCCACCGAACTCTGGCTCCGCCGCCTCCTCGCCCGCCGCGGCACCTGCTGGACCGGCACAGCGGCCCCCCGCCTGCGCGCGGTCGCGGGCGGGGTCCCGACGCGGGCGTCGTTGGGGTAGGCGGCGTACCGAGGCGGCGAAACCGCGAGGCGGCGAAACCGCGAGGCGGCGAAACCCCGAGGCGTACGCGGAGGTCCCCGGGGACAATGACCCGGTGCGGTATCTCATCCTCGGTGTGACCGAAGCGCGTGACAGTCAGGGCGCACCCCTTCCCCTCGGCGGGCCCCGTGTCCGGGCGGTGCTCGCCGCGCTCGCGTACCGCGCCGGGCGGACCGTGTCCGTCGTCGAGCTGATCGACGACGTGTACGGGGACGAGCCGCCGTACGACGCGCCCGCCGCGCTCCAGGCCCTCGTCGGGCGGCTCCGCCGGGCGATCGGGAAGGAGGCCGTCGAGGCCACCCCCGGTCCCGGCTACCGGCTCGTCGCCGCGCGCGAGGACGTCGACCTGTACGGCTTCGAGCGCGCCCTCACCGACGCGTCCGCCGCCCTCGACGCGGGCGACGCCGTCGCCGCCGCGACCGGGCTCCGTACCGCGCTCGCCCTCTGGCGCGGGCCCGCGCTCGCCGACCTCGCCGACCGCAGCGCCGCCGTCCGGCCCGAGGCGCGCCGGCTCGAGGCCGTACGGCTGCGGGTGGAGGCCGACCTGCGGCGCGGCGCCGCAGACGGGCTCGTACCGGAGCTGACCGAGCTCACCGACGCACACCCCTACGACGAAACGTTCCGCGCCCAACTCGTCCGCGCCCTGCGCGCCGAGGGCCGTACCGCCGACGCCCTCGCCGCGTACGAGGACGCCCGCCGCACCCTCGCCGACCGGCTCGGCGCCGACCCGGGGCCGGAACTGCAGGCCCTGCACCAGGAGTTGCTGAACCCGGATCCGGCGCCGTCCTTCGCGCCCGCGCCCGGACCGGCCGCGCCCGCCGACGGCCCCGCGTACGAGCCCGGCAACATCCGGGCCCGGCTCACCTCCTTCGTCGGCCGCGAGCCCGAACTCCACGCCATCCGCGCCGACCTCTCCCGCTCCCGCCTCGTCACCCTCACCGGCCCCGGCGGCTCCGGGAAGACCCGGCTCGCCGAACAGGCCGCCGGGCCCACCGCGTGGCTCGCCGAACTCGCCCCGCTCGACGACCCCGACGCCGTCCCCGGCGCCGTCCTCTCCGCGCTGCGGCTCCGCGAGATCAACCTGATCACCCGCGAGGGCCAGCCGCTCCAGGACAACCCCACCGCCGCCCTCGTCGAGCACCTGGCCCGCCGCCCCCTCCTCCTCGTCCTCGACAACTGCGAGCACGTCGTCGACGCCGCCGCCGCCCTCGCCGAGACCCTGCTCACCCACTGCCCCGATCTCCGCATCCTCGCCACCAGCCGCGAACCGCTCGGCGTCCCGGGCGAGGCCGTTCGCCCCGTCGAACCCCTCCCGCCCGCGCCCGCCCACCGGCTCTTCGCCGAACGCGCCCGCGCAGTCCGCCCGGACTTCGACCCGGACGAGGACCCCGCCGCCACCGACGAGATCTGCCGCCGTCTCGACGGCCTGCCGCTCGCCATCGAACTCGCCGCCGCCCGGCTCCGGCTGCTCTCCCCGCGCCAGATCGCCAACCGGCTCGACGACCGCTTCCGCCTGCTGTCCAGCGGCAGCCGCACCGTCCTGCCCCGCCAG
This sequence is a window from Streptomyces sp. HUAS YS2. Protein-coding genes within it:
- the trmB gene encoding tRNA (guanosine(46)-N7)-methyltransferase TrmB, whose amino-acid sequence is MFAPGEGPAPDPAGSHHERRIRSFQPRRSRVTAGQAEAMLKRWPDWGFDIDGKRVLDLGAMFDGRPVVLEIGFGMGEATAQMAGADRETGILAVDVHTPGQGNLLGLADRNGLDNVRVANGDAIILLREMLAPDALDGVRVYFPDPWPKKRHHKRRLIQPEFLSLVATRMKPGAVLHCATDWEEYAEQMLEVLSAHPDFENTVADGGYAPRPAFRPLTRFEGQGLDKGHVVHDLLFRRNAK
- a CDS encoding asparagine synthase-related protein, with protein sequence MRWLVGWSSIAARFGTRTRVGPAGGPDAAGAYGDESEGLTLHPVGAQLLWGDPDPLWAVGDWRPDEVRVVSVDADTRLAVLGCCAASDEQLKVALFAARGGALRHLTAWAGSYTVVVQAGRRITVTGDLAGARPVFHTPWAGGTAYATAALPLADLIEAQLDIGHLAALLACPETPEALRDSTPYEGVRRIPPGHALVLREGSREITGYEPVASLAVAAPEKDPRQAVDGVRDALVEAVRARLTAPRHAPETLPPDPGPVPGMGPAERRAARGAGPAPGIGADLSGGSASGTLALLAAGLPGVPGTILGHGTGAGERLLAVTFNDLATRGREDELERARVIAANPRLHHVVVAAREEALPYAELEGPLTDEPGPSLVTAERHRRRLGAGSADHFTGLGARQVLDAHPARLADLLMDRRRRSLVRPVTALAKATGASAEALLVPLTVYRAARRLARTPYRTGLETAAAGLLEANRATVPAQGPLGASLAALTWSRPGPAARWLTGEALAEVSVRLNRAATLPTSVQRPGESRARAALARAAADHRVLEQAAEIRSQRLHAPFLDNQVVRACRELPESLRVQPDARATILRSVLAGAGIHDLPPGWGAAAGGAAPARAGLREALPELLALFTAPLLADAGLIEARVVRRALRAAADGEPVPLDGLADLVSTELWLRRLLARRGTCWTGTAAPRLRAVAGGVPTRASLG
- the lhgO gene encoding L-2-hydroxyglutarate oxidase; its protein translation is MSGSRYTFDCDVLIVGGGIVGLSTAYALTRARPGTRVTVLEKELAPARHQTGRNSGVIHSGIYYRPGSLKARFAVAGASEMVKFCAEYGIPHEVTGKLIVATGRDELPRLHALVQRGRENGIPVRELGPAQISEYEPRVRGIAAIHVGTTGVCDYGAVAAQLAEASGAEIAYGAEVVTVDRRPWGVAVRTADGRIVRARVLVNCAGLHCDRVARLAGDDPGMRIVPFRGEYYDLARPSLVRGLVYPVPDPAFPFLGVHLTRGVDGGVHVGPNAVPALAREGYGWTTVRPGDVAGTLAWPGSWQIARQHWRYGAGELRRSVSKRAFTEAVRRMLPSVEESDLRPAPAGVRAQAVLRNGTLVDDFLIQESPRTVHVLNAPSPAATASLPIGREIATRALKHL
- a CDS encoding MFS transporter; the encoded protein is MSREQRGPNDKLGTVLALAGISNAGLARRVNDLGAQRGLTLRYDKTSVARWVSKGMVPQGAAPHLIAAAIGQKLGRPVPLHEIGLADADPAPEVGLAFPRDVGEAVRSATDLYRLDLAGRRGGGGGIWQSLAGSFSVSAYATPASRWLITPADSSVERLAPAAGNGISNGTTGGGSGPPESADEGHARVGHSDVAKLREAAEDARRWDSKYGGGDWRSSMVPECLRVDAAPLLLGSYSDEVGRALFGATAELTRLAGWMAFDTGQQEAAQRYYIQALRLARAAADVPLGGYVLASMSLQATYRGFADEGVDLAQAALERNRGLATARTMSFFRLVEARAHAKANDAAAAGTALKAAEGWLERSRAGDADPSWLGFYSEDRFAADAAECYRDLKAPRQVRRFTEQALSRPTEEFVRSHGLRLVVSAVAELESGNLDAACAQGVRAVEVAGRISSARTTEYVRDLLHRLEPYGDEPRVMELRERARPLLMAPA